The DNA segment AATATATAGGTGTTCAAACGCAAGCTATATAAAATCAATTAATGACTGTCGATAAGTATTTGGTAGACCCGTATCAAAACATTTACCTTTCACCACATATCCTGTCATCCCTTCTGCTTGACACAATTTATCTAAACAATTTGTTAACTGAAATTCACCGCGATCGCGTAAATTTTGGTTTATACTATCTGCTAGGAAATCAAATATTTTTGGCGTGAGGACATACAAGCCAAAAACACATAAAAACTCATCTTCTGCCATACCTTCTACCCGCAAATGCTCACGCGCATAATCAAGATTGGGTTTTTCTGCAAGTTGCGTTAGTTCCAAAATGGAATTAAACTCTTGCCATACTCCTGCAATACATCCAGCTTTGTTAATTATCGCTGCTGGCATTGTAGTTAAGCCAACAACACTTTGATGAACTTGTGCATAAATCTCTACAACTTGTTGAGCGCAAGATTTTTTTATGTCGGATTTATAAACATGATCACCTAACATTAATAAAAACGGTTCATTTCCTACCCAATCTTTGGCACAAAAAACAGCATGGCCATATCCTTCTTGTTCTGATTGTGTCAATAAAACAACTTTCTGTCCCAAATCTTGCAAGTATTGACTATATTCTTGATTTTGTGGCGAAAGTTTTTGTAAAAGTTCTGGTGCAGGTGGATTTTTAAATAAATCAGCAAAAATTCCTATATCATCAGGCTGTACAACAATACCAACTTCTGTGATTCCTGCACTAATAGCTTCTTCCACAATAGCTAAAATTACAGGCTTTGCTCTACCATCTTGATCAATAATTGGGAATAGTTCTTTTTTCACAACTT comes from the Nostoc sp. PCC 7120 = FACHB-418 genome and includes:
- a CDS encoding UTP--glucose-1-phosphate uridylyltransferase, with translation MQINKVRKAVIPAAGFGTRLFPATKVVKKELFPIIDQDGRAKPVILAIVEEAISAGITEVGIVVQPDDIGIFADLFKNPPAPELLQKLSPQNQEYSQYLQDLGQKVVLLTQSEQEGYGHAVFCAKDWVGNEPFLLMLGDHVYKSDIKKSCAQQVVEIYAQVHQSVVGLTTMPAAIINKAGCIAGVWQEFNSILELTQLAEKPNLDYAREHLRVEGMAEDEFLCVFGLYVLTPKIFDFLADSINQNLRDRGEFQLTNCLDKLCQAEGMTGYVVKGKCFDTGLPNTYRQSLIDFI